The genomic segment CACGATGCCGCCTGATTTCCAAGCCAGCGTGACCTGTATCAATCCACTGCGCCGGCAAACACTGGTCGGCATGAAAGGCGATGATGTGGTGATTTACCGGATCGGCTTATGAGGAAACAACAGCCAAGAACAGAATCAAAATGTACTCATAAAGGCAGGATGCTTCAGACATGAAGCTGGAAGATGTGAAGATCTCTGGCGGCGAACTCAACCCGATTACGCATGATGTGGTGTCGGATGTTGAGGCAAGGCTCAACATCACTTTCCCAGTTGGCTATCGTGAATTTATCACGACCTTTGGGCAGGGTTTCTTTTGTGAAAGTTATATTCGCGTCTATCCCCCACGCCGCATCCTCAAGGAATATCGGAATTTTCAGAAACGATGGGCGGAATACTGGTTTTGGGATGATGGGCGAGATGTTCTGTCCAAAGTAAAGGCGCTGCAAGCCATCATCATTGCCGATACGATGGAAGGCGACGAACTCATTTTTTGCCCGGATGAACCTGATCGACTCTATGTGCTTCCCCGCAATAAAGATACCATTTTCCATGTGGGAACAACTCTGTTTGAGGCGCTGGAATGGCTGTGTCGTTCTGGGATATTGATTGAACCCATGCAGGACAATACATTTGAACCCTTTGAATGGGAGTGGTAAAGCGAAATGTCAAAATTAACCCGGCAGGACGTTGAGACCCTGATTGAAAAGACCCGTGTGATTTTGACGGATTTTGAAGGGATGGGACTAAACCTTAAGGGCTGTGATTTGAGTGATGCTGATCTGCACGGTCTGGATTTACAGGGTGCATGTCTGGAATCAGCCTGCCTTGATCGTGCGAACCTGCAAGGCGCTTATCTCGGAGAAGCAAATCTCGTAAACGCCAGTCTGGTTAATGCAAATCTTCAGAGCGCTGACATCAAGAAAGCCAGGTTAGACGGAGCCAATTTGACCGGGGCAAACCTGAAGAATGCGGATATTCGAGGCGCGTCGCTTAAAAGCACAATCATCACGCAGGAGCAGCTTCGATCAGCTCGCAGGTATTTCTGGCAGTAGATAATCTCAGATAGGAGCAAACATCGCTTTGGACATCAAAGAGCTTGAAGCCGCGCTTGCCCAGGCTAATGCTGATTATCGGAATTGTGATGTGGATACCCGTGCAGCCGCAGAAGTGACAGTGTATGAACTTGAGCGTAAACTCGCTGCTGCTAAAGGGGAAGCCTATGCAACTACACTCGATTTCCCTGTCAGGTGGGATGTTGGCGCACCCATGCCTCATGTTTTTGCGAACGAGCATTGGGTCTTCCTGACCTTCCTTGTCGCGGATTCGCCGATGATCCCCACTGAGCCTGTAAGCCTGACTTATGCGGTGGTTGAGTTTCTCAGACCTGTGGCTCATCGATCAGGTTCACCGTCTGAAGATGACCAGTTTGGACACTACCTTTGCGGTAGAGGACAAGAAATTTACAGAGCGCAGATCGTAGAAAACTCCGCGTGGCTGCGCGAAATGATCGACATGTGGAAGAAAGCAAATCTTGAGGATGATGACAGCGATGAGAAACACTGGCAACAGCGCATCAAACACTACATCTTCTGGTTCCACGACTCGACATTCGAATGTCTGGCACGGGGCTACGAAGTCCACACCTATCATGACACTATAAATGCGGTGGTTGAAAAGATTATCAAGCGACTTTTGAAAGGATAACTATTCCATGAGCGAAGAGCTTGACCCACAGTGGCGCACGATTTCGCGCTTTCAGCCGGACGAAGTAGACACTGAAACCTTGCTCAGGCTGCTGAAACATGACGACTGGCAGGTGCGTTTCAACGCGGCGCGGGTGCTGCGGTTCAATCCCGATGCGCGAGCACTCGATGAGCTGTTGAAGTTGTTCAAACGTGAAAAACACGGTGCGGTGCGTCATATGGTCGCGCTGGCACTGGGGGCATTACATGAAGCGGGTGTTGAAGTCCCGCTGTTCGCTGACCTCCATAACCCCGCTGTCGAAACCCGGCGCAATCTGGCGATCAAACGACTGAAAGAATTGAAAGTCAGTGTTTCCGTTGAGCATGAGGACTACATTCAACTGATGATTCCGCACAAACTGGCGGCGGAGTGTTTCATCGAAGTCGGGTTTCTTATGGCACAACTGACAGAGGCATCATTTCCCGATGCTTATGCGCCAATTGCCGAAAGTGTGCCTTCATCTGTGCTGCCTGTATGGTCAGATCCTATCGTTGAATTTGTTGAGAGCTACCCACACGGCATGAAGTTTCGGATTTATCGACGTACAGGATAAATTGTTTCCCTATAATCGGCGACTGGGTGACAGGAGCATTTTGGCAATCACCGCTCTTCCACGCCAATACATCCGGGTACTGTTACCAGATATGGATGGACTGTCGCTGTGACAATTTTGTCGCGCACCACAGGATCAGCGGAAACAATATCCTGTGCATGTTCGATGTCCTCCGAGAGAAATATCCCCATCGCGCCAGTGTTATCCAGAAAACCGCCACCCAGGATCAGTATCCCTTCTTTCTGCAAGTGGCTCATATATGCAAAATGCCCCGTAAGGGGTTGTTCGTTGATGGGTTTGCCATGCAGCCAGTTTGGTCCGGGTCGGTAGATAAAAACATAATATAATTCCACGATATTTCCTCTTGAGAATTCTCTATTTGATGACTTGATAAACCTTGCTTCAACTTCTGTCTGAATTATCAACCCGCTGGTTTGAAATTTTTAGTCACAAAATGAACCGCTTTCCCTCTCGCACAACGCCGCTGCGACGATTATACGATGCGAGGGAACAGCCCATCAAACGACGCTATATCCAGTGTTGGCAGCACATCTAGGCACGATCCCCACAGTACCTCAATTTTCCCCTTTTCACCTAAGCCATTGAAGAAGCCCGGCAGGAAACCTGACTGTTGAAGATCAGCGCATATTTCATCCAGCTTGTGGGTGATTTCTTCGTTGAAATTGAGAATTTTGCCCTTGTCGAAGGGTTTACTGCCCTGTCGCCGCCCGGAGCGGTAATCCCAACGGAGATACTGCCCATCCTTGCCGGTGTAGCTGATTTCTTCCCGTACACACATCACCGCAAAGCGAAGCAACTGTGCCGCAGCGCCTGTTTCTGACTCCAGCGCCACCAGATAATGGTCTAATGCTTGCTGTGTCTCATCAGGGAATGCGCTAGGCTCTGTTGACGTTTTGGTTTAGAACCACTATCCCCCCACCCCCTTTCCCCGTAGACGGGGAAAGAAATTCTGCGGGCGAGGGGGTGAGATTCTCTCTGTGTTTACGGGGTGGGGATTAGGGTTTCCAAGCCCCGAAGGGGCGGCTGCTCCTAGCCCGCTGCTTTAGCGGCGGGCGCTCACGGGCGGCGCTGAGCGCAAGGCATGTCGCCCCTACGGGAATTACAATGTCAACACAACCTAGTGTTCTCATATCGAGTCGATGGTC from the Anaerolineales bacterium genome contains:
- a CDS encoding HEAT repeat domain-containing protein, with the translated sequence MSEELDPQWRTISRFQPDEVDTETLLRLLKHDDWQVRFNAARVLRFNPDARALDELLKLFKREKHGAVRHMVALALGALHEAGVEVPLFADLHNPAVETRRNLAIKRLKELKVSVSVEHEDYIQLMIPHKLAAECFIEVGFLMAQLTEASFPDAYAPIAESVPSSVLPVWSDPIVEFVESYPHGMKFRIYRRTG
- a CDS encoding pentapeptide repeat-containing protein; amino-acid sequence: MSKLTRQDVETLIEKTRVILTDFEGMGLNLKGCDLSDADLHGLDLQGACLESACLDRANLQGAYLGEANLVNASLVNANLQSADIKKARLDGANLTGANLKNADIRGASLKSTIITQEQLRSARRYFWQ
- a CDS encoding SMI1/KNR4 family protein; the protein is MKLEDVKISGGELNPITHDVVSDVEARLNITFPVGYREFITTFGQGFFCESYIRVYPPRRILKEYRNFQKRWAEYWFWDDGRDVLSKVKALQAIIIADTMEGDELIFCPDEPDRLYVLPRNKDTIFHVGTTLFEALEWLCRSGILIEPMQDNTFEPFEWEW